In the genome of Vulpes lagopus strain Blue_001 chromosome 9, ASM1834538v1, whole genome shotgun sequence, the window CCCTCTCTCCACAGCGAACCCCGGTGGCATCCTGGTCATGAAGTCCTGCGCCCCCGTGTGCCCCAACAGCACCATGTCCTCGGACGGCCGCACCCTCTCCGTCTCCTGCTGCCAGGGCAGCCAGTGTAACCGCGCGGCCGGGGGCCTGGCGGCCAGTCCCGGGGCCCTGTGGCTCGGCGCCTGGGCCTGCCTGCTGGGGCCGCTGCTCCGGGCGGCCTGGTGAGCCCGCCCCCGACAGTCGTTCCCAGGCACCCGGCCACCTGCCCGCCCGCAGGGACAGTCCCCGGCTCCCCTGCCGTGCCTCCCCCTACCCCGGGATACACCCAGCCCCATCCTGGGGCTCCTACCCTCCTGCAGGGAACCCACCTCCAAGGGACCCTCCGCCCTCTCTTGGGGTCCCGGCCACGTGGGAGTGGGCAGGGCACCTCCATCCTCCCTGGCGCCCTCCGCCTCATTTCAGGGGCTTCCCCTGGGGGCTCGTCCCCCAGCTGCCCTGTgcacggggtggggaggggcgggggtctGGGCGTCCCCTGCTCCGGCCACCGCTCGCCTCCCACCTGCATCCGCccgccctccccttccacccctgaCTCACATCTCGGTGGGCACACTCGCTCCTCGTGAaccccccaggcctcctgccagGCCCCCCAGGCGGTCCTTCAGGGGCTCCCCCCACTGCCCACTGCCCGACTGGAGATGGGGTGAGGGGCCCTGCCGGGTGAAGGAGGCTCATTCACGGTCCCCTGGCTGCCCGTTGTGGGGGCCAGTCCGAGTTGGGTGTCTGTTCTCACCGGGCGTGGGGGGCCGCCCGCCTCCCCCAGAGGCTCCTGTGACAAGCCCACCCCCAGGACAGCTCGTAAGAGCAGAATAAAGCTGCACATCCTGTCCTGTCCCCATTCTCTGAGGTGTTGAATCTGGGGGTCCCTCTGTAccccagaggcaggagaggggcacCTTTCGGGGGCTGGGAGCACTCTGCAGGCGTGAACTCAGAGAGGAAAAAGCACACTCCCCTCGGACCCAAGAAGCCAGCACCCACTCCCACCCGCTTGGCCTTGGGGTCGCAGGGGTCCCCCAGCATCCGCGGTCAGCCCTGCACTATGTCCCACAGCCCCCACCATCCCGCACCCCGGTCAGGGCCCAGCCAGGTCCCCAGGGCTGTCAGCTGGCCAGGCCAGGGCCTCCAGTGCCGCTCCCTCCCCGCTGCACAGGGCGTCTCCTCGGGCCCCGACGGGGCCTCCTGTTCCTCACCTTTCCCTCCCCCCACATCACTGACCCTTGCGTCCCTCCTGGGGGCTGAGGGCCGACGTCATGCCTGCTTGGCAGAGCTAGGCCCCCGCCGCCCGAGTGCCAAGGCCGTGGGGCTCGTGACGGCGGGCGCTGCCCTAGCTGGGCGTGGACCTCGTTCTGGGAGCCCAGCGGCAGATGTGCGGCTCCCACGCCAGCCTCCCCGCCGTCCTCTCTCAGCCTCCGCCCTCCCACACCCAGCCGCGTGCTCCTGTCCGTTCCCGCGGCCACCCTCTGGCCTTGCAGAGCCACTGCCCCCCAGTGCCTGTGAGCCCGGTCTGCCGGGGTCCCCCGTGCCCGTGACGGTCCTGTGGCGGCCGCGGCCCTTCCGTCGGGGAGCACAGTGCTCCGAGGGCGGGCGGGGAGGCAGGCGGGTGGAGGACGCCCGCCCTCCTGCAGGGTTCCTGCGGCTCTGTGCATCTGGAAGGCAGGGAGGCCGAGCGGGGCCTGCCTTGACACAAGGAGTGTCAGCGTCCCCTCCGAGCCTCCAATACGATTTCCCTTGGTGGCCGGGCCTCCAGGAGGAGGCGGGCATGGAGCCCATGTGAAGTGGTGGCCTCGGGAGCCAAGCTGGGTCCCGGGGTTGGACCACCCCACGCAGCCTTGGAAGGTTGAGTTTCTCTTCCTGGGGATGGAAATTCCCTCTCTTGACTCCTGTCTGACCAGCCTTCCCTCTAGGGCAGGTCCCACCCATACAAGTCCCAACGGAAAACCCCACTGGGTGCCACATGATGGCCCATGGCCTCCTCCTCCAAGAGCTTCTGCTTTCAGAAGTCGGGGTGGCGCCAAGAGAGGCTTCCATGCGAGGACACTCGTTTCCTTGCTACACCGGACACTGAGGCACAAAAGCCTTTCAGACTGAATTCCGGGCTGGCAGAGTGGTCTGCCCCAGAGCCCGAGTCCTCTccgccccggccctgcccggccTGCAGCACGGTCTCCAAGTCAGTAGACACTCAGCGCCTGCTGCATAGCCGGACGGGAACAGACACGGGCGGCAGCCAGCAAGGCCTTgccggggctgggagggagggtggggagttGCAGGGGTTGCCGGCCGCTCAGAAGGGGAGGTGACAGCTGCGATCCCGACCCCGGGAAGCCCGTGCGGAGGACAGGTACAAAGGTCCGGAGGTGAGAAAGGGCTGGAGGGCCTGCGAGGAGGCCGCGCGGTGGGAACACAGGGTGGGCCGCAGGTGcgtcagctgagcagggagctgggctggggacagagcaggatgctcagggaggagcctgtgGGGTGTCGTGGGTGTGGGGCCACAGCCGAGGACTCAGACCTTGACCTGTGACTCCTGAAGTGGCTAAGGGCacaggcaggaaggcagggcGGGCGCTGGAGCTCAGAGAGCTTGGCCGACGTGCAGAGAGCAGCACGGCAGTGGCCAGCCTAGCGGCCTTTGTCCTGGCTGTGTGCCCTGGGGTCACAGTTGGAGCTGGCTCCCCGGCCTGGGCTCAGCTCTGGGGGTTCCTGGCCCTCCCCGCAGCATCTCCTGCTCCCCGAGGAGCAGCCCTTCTCTGTTCTTACATAATATTCTCAGGGTGAGGTGGCACAAGCCCCTTGATCCCCTAAGCTCTTTAGGCAAAGTAATGAGCTCCCTGGCAGGCCCAGCCTGGGACCTACTCCCTGCCCTGGGGAGCCTGTCCCCACACCCAGAGCAGGTCGCAACAGCATGCAAACCCCCTGGACCAGCACTGGGTGCCAACGCCGGGCCCCTGGGGCCACCTGGCTAAGCAGGGTGTGGCTGAGCTGGGCTGGCCCAGATTCAAAGCTCAGCAGCTGCCTGAGGCCCAGAAGAGCAGAGGCTGGGTCTGCTCAGCGTCTAGGCCATGCGAGGACAAGGCGCCGTTCGCCCCAGGACACCTGGCCGATGCAGACACAGCCCGCCAGCTCTCACCGTCCTGTAGCCCGACAAGTGCCCGGAACCCCATCTATCAAATGTGGGGTTGGAAAGAGGCCGAAATCCGGGCCTCGCTGCGAGATCGGAGCCCTCCCCACCCACGGACGGTAGTCCCCACCTGAGAACTTTACCAGCTGTTtccaaaacatcttttttaaaaatccaattgtCCTGGCGGTGTTTTAGTGGGGCTTAAAGAGTGTCAGGACCCAACAAGGGGCCATTTCCTGTTCCCAAGGATAAGGGACAAATGAGAGGGTTGGGGATTCTCCAGGAAAGGGATCTGCACTGCTCCGTGTAAGAGGTACTAGTGGATAGAGACGGACAGACAGACCGACAGGGCACACGATGTATGTAAGATATTAATTCTCCTCTTAAGCATTAGGATCAATGATGTCCTCTCAAAGCCACCCCCAACTTTTTATACAATCTTAAGTAAAAAGAGCgtgtcttgggacacctgggaggttcagtgggtgagcatctgccttcagcccagggtgtgatcctggagtcccgggatcaagtcccgcatcgggctccctgcatggagcctgcttctccctctgcctctctctctctctctctctctctctctctctgtctctctctctgtgtctctcatgaataaataggatcTTACAAAAAAGAGCACGTCTGCACGTTGGGTGTCACAAGTCCCAGTGCTGCTCGCCAACCACTTGCAGACCTAAGGCTCTCCGAGCCCACACTGGGTTTCACTCcacagtttgagaatcactgtgttCTCTTCTCACATTTGTGCATGTCaatgagaaagggaagaggggacaggagagagagacatCATGGTAACTATTTCCTACAGGACACATACGTTGTgtgaatggatgagtggatggatggatagaataatggataaatagatgaatgataGATGGGTGGGTACAGGGCTGGCTggctgtgggtgggtgggtggatgcaTGGACAGAtggaagatggatggatggatggatggatggagggactAGTAACTGATGGATGGGTGGATTACGTAGGTGTAGGTGTTCACTACTCTGGAACTTACACCTGATGCCATCATGGAGCTCAAGGGCTTAGACCCACAAGCTCAGGctacacaagcaggaggagcagtgaGCAGTGACACAGCAGAGGCGAGAACCTCGGATAGAACATGAGCACAGGGACACCTCGGGGGCTCAgtagctgagcgtctgccttcagcccagggcatgaccccggggtttcggaatcaagtcccacgtcggggcccccacagggagcctgcttctccctctgcctgtgtctctacccctctctctgtgtctcttgtgaataagtgaataaaatattaaagaaagaaagaccatgaGCAGCACTAACACTCTGTCTAGAACCCCAGAGGGAGCTTTCCTCACATGGAGAGAACAAACCCCCACAGGGTACCCAGTTCTCGGGTTCTCTGGGCCCTGCAGTTCTGGGGTTCCATGCTCTGCAAGTCCACACTGCTAAGAGCCTGCTTTCTTGGAGCTCCGAGGTCCCCAAGGCTGCTGTGGCTCTGTGGCTCTGTGCCCACGCCCTCCACTTCACGAAGGGACACAGTCCTCACTCTGAGAGCTTCTCCTCCATCACCAGGTCCCCTGAGTCCCGGTTCCTCTCAGGGATGCAGCCAGGGAAACTGATATGCAGGGCCCACGCCAGACCTCTGCTGGTGCTGGGTGCTGGTGCTGATGTTAGGTGCTGTGTTGGTGCTAGGTGTTGGTGCTAGGTGCTGGTACCGGTGTTGGTGCTAGGTGTTGGTGCTGGAGCTAGGTGTTGGTGTtaggtgctggtgctggagctagGTACTGGTGCTAGGTGCTAGGTCCTGGTGCTAGGTGTTGGTGCTGGAGCTAGGTGTTGGTGTtaggtgctggtgctggagctagGTACTGGTGCTAGGTGCTAGGTCCTGGTGCTAGGTGTTGGTGTtaggtgctggtgctggagctagGTACTGGTGCTAGGTGCTAGGTCCTGTGCTTGGTGTTGGTGTTAGGTGCTGGTGCTAGGTGCTGGTTCTGGTGTTGGTGCTAGGTGTTGGTGCTGGAGCTAGGTGTTGGTGTtaggtgctggtgctggagctagGTACTGGTGCTAGGTGCTAGGTCCTGGTGCTAGGTGTTGGTGCTGGAGCTAGGTGTTGGTGTtaggtgctggtgctggagctagGTACTGGTGCTGGAGCTAGGTACTGGTGCTAGGTGCTAGATCCTGTGCTAGGTGTTGGTGTTAGGTGCCGGTGCTAGGTGCTAGGTCCTGGTGCTAGGTGTTGGTGTTAGGTGCTGGTGCTAGGTGTTAGTGCTGGTGCtaggtgctggtgctggagctagGTGCTAGGTCCTGGTGCTAGGTGTTGGTGCTAGGTGCTGGTGGGGGCAGAGATCCTGTGGGGCCTCTCTCGGGGGGTTGCCTGCCAGGCCTGAGAACTGGCTGGCGCTCCTGGCCTTCAGGAGCCTCAGGCTCCAGTCCAGCCGTTCCCGGGGATCAGGCTATGCccaaggcagggcagggctgcccGTGTGCTGCTCCCTGGATTTGCACTCGggcagagcaggggaggaggcccCGCACTGGCCGCCAGGGTTCCAGGGGATGATCTAGGACAGGTGCAGGCCCTGGGAAGCAGGCGAGAGACACCCAGGTCTAGGCCTGCGGTCCTGTGTGCAAAGGTGAGTGTCCTGCACGGGAGGGGGGTAGGGAGGTTGGGCACGGGGGAAGCGCCCCGGGCCAGCTGGGGACAGAGTCGGGGAGGAGCGCAGGCCCCGCTCTGGTTCCCACTGGCTGGCTGGGTGATCCTCTGTGTCATCGGAGGGAGGCCCTGGCTGTGTGTGCAGGTTCGTGAACGGAGGGGCAGAGCAAGCCTGACTCACGGGGTGCTCACCTCAGCCCTGCTGGGGAAGGAGGGGTCTgccccgcccgagcccctccgcgCCCAGACCCAGGCCCGACCCCCTCGTCCTTGCCCCCACCCCTCGGCCTCCTTGATCATCCCAACACATGGGGCCCGCTGGCCTGGGCCCCACATCCCCGGCTCATCAGGGGTCCTGGGGGCGGCCTGCCTTTCGGGTCCGGCTCCGTCCCGCCCTGAGCATGGTCCGTCCGTGGTGGGCGCCGCTAAGTGAGCCAGCGAGCGGGCAGGTGTCGAACCCCCGCGTGCGGGTGGCCAGCACTCACCCTTGATGCTGAAAGTGAAGAAGCCTTGTCTGCAGGCCCCAAGGTTTGGGGGGTGCCTCGGACAGAGCCCACCTTGCCCGTCCTGGTGCCCACCCTCACCCACAGCGGGGCAGGGCCCACGCAGCTCAGGCTGCGTTTTCAGGTCTGGAGTGGCCACTGTCTGCACTGACCCCGGCGCTTCCCTCTCTGGGCCACTTGTCCCCTTTGTGTGACCCCAGTGACCCCACAGCCGAGGGGTCCAGGCCTCGCCCCCCCGCAAGGCTGAGACCccggggagaggtggggaggtgggaaggcagggcggggccgggggcgtggGCAGGGAAGCACGGCGGGTGGCAGCGGTCTGGGCTTGTCCCGGCGCCTGGCTTCCTGGCCCTCCGAGTTCGGGAAGCAGAcagggtgcggggtgggggtgcccgTCCTCCCGGCCCCCAGCCCGGGGCGAGTTCTGCGGGCTCCAGGGACTGGGTGAGAGGGCTTGGGTTCTGGAGAGTGGCGGCTTTCTCCAGAGGACAGGAGAGGCCATGCGGCACAGAAGCGTCCGTTGGGCTCCACCTCACTCCCGGGGTGACGTGGGCGGCGCCGGCAGGGCCCCCTTGGGACTCATTTCCTTCCCAGTAAAAGGATGTGGGGAGGGTGCAACCTGAGAGGCCACGATGGCTACTCTGTCCCCTGAAATCTGCCTCCAAGGTCGGGCCAACCAGGTCaccccctgcaggaagccctccctgcctGCAGCCTTCCCAGGATTCCTGCTTTGAGAGCTCCTGCGTGGCAATCGCCCACTTTCTCCCCAAGTCAACTGCGTGGGGGCTGCCGTTGATGGTTCTGCTAGGAAGCCCCGGGACACGCAGCTCGCAGCTGGTGGGCAGCCCGCGCCCTCGCTGGCAGTCCCGTCAGAGGCCCGGGCTTGCTCCCCGCAGAGCCAGGAGCCAGCCGCCCCCTCTGCCTTGGGCGGTGCAGGTGCGCGGGCAGTGAAGCCTGCGGTGGCCGCGGGGACGGGCCGGGTGTGCAGGGGTCTGCCCAGCAGCCTCACGTCGGAACGTCCAGCCCCGGTCGGCCCAACACCCCCGGACCCCTTAGCTCTACCAGGCCCGACAGGAAATCCAATCCCCCAAACCTGTTTTTCTAGTAGCTTCCATGCCCCTTGGCCTCAGTGAGTCACCCCTCCCCACCTaccatcccccaccccatgccagtCACAGCCCCGTCACTGAGCCCTATGTCTTGCATCCGACGTCCACCTGCCCGCCAAGGGCTGTGCCCAAGGAATTTGAGAAGGCCTCAGAGCTTCGAGGGAGGGCGCGGGGTCCCCCACGTTCCCTGCCTTGTCAAGAGAGACCCCAGCTACCCTAACTAAGGCCCAGGGAGCCGGGAACCAGCTCGTGGGATGGGCTCACGATGCTGACAGCCCTTGGGGGCTGCTGCTtgcacccctccctgcccacccccgggTCCTAGGAGAAACCCCATACCACCCCTCCACCGTCGGCCCGGGCCTACCAGGTCCAGTAGCATCTCTAGGGAGGGTAGCACCTGCCCGGACCCCCAGGACCGTGACACGGCCCACCTCACCCACTCAGGGGCCGGCCTGTCCAGGCCCCCCCAGTGGGGGAAGGGCCAAAGCTCCCCGATCTCCCCGGCCTGAGGCCGTGGTGCTCCGGAGAGCTGTgggctggccctggccctgccctccctccagcccaggcCGCCCTCCCTGCAACAGGCCCTGCCCCTCCAGGACTtgcagggctgggggctctgcGCTCTGGCCCTACTCAGCGTGGCGGTCAGTGAGcctggtggggtggggcaggggcaggggcaggggcagggaccggggcaggggcaggggcaggggctggggcaggggccggggcaggggcaggggcaggggctggggcaagggcaggggctggggcaagggcaggggctggggctggggctggggcagggcagaggccgGCCTCTGTGGGGCCCAGCCACATGGCCCAGCAGGGTCCGCGGGGCACAGCAGAACAGCAGTGGGGGCCCAGGGCCAGCAAGCCGACAGGGAAGGGAGCGCCCCACCCCTCCGCGATGCCCCTGGTCCGGCGCTCACCTCTCTGCAGGCACGTCCAGCAGCCACACGCCTGGCCTGCTGCCTACCCCGCTCCAGGATGGTCTCTCCCTCCCCGGACTACGCTGAGGTCCCGACATCTCAGCAAGATGCCTTGATCCCGAGGGGGTCCTACCCCAGGGCTCCACGGGGGGGACCTAGCAATCCTGAGCCCCAAGCCCAggaaggcagggccagggcctACTCCCGCCTCGCTAGCCCCGTGGGCACAGCTCTGGGCACCCACAGGGCACCTGCGTGGGCTTGAGACTCTTATCTGAGGGTGAGAGGGGAAGGTCAGAGAGAAAGTGATCTAGGGCCGGACagacagccagagagagaggacGATGAGGCAGCGAGCGCAGAGCCAGCGAGGCCTCTGTCCACAGCCCGGAGACGGGGGAGGGCAGACCCCTGCCTCGGGGGACAGGCAGCCGGGGACCCAGGTCCCCCCGGGTGGCAGGGACAGGGGCAGTGGTGCGCTGGGTGGTGGGTGTGGGCCAGCCAGGGTGGGGCGCGTGGAATGCCGCTGCCTGGCTGgctgcccacctccacccctcccaccagctcctgccccagctaTAAGGCCTCCAGAGAGGAGGGGCCCCCACTGCTCCCAGAGACGCCCCAAGATGAAGACGGCCCTGCTGCTCCTCGTTGCACTGGCTGTGGCCGCCGGGCCAGGTGGGTGAgggcccggggcggggtgggcagCGTGGACACGCACGGAGGCCTGGGGTACCAGCCTTCAGGCTCAGGGTATCCCGGACTCAGGGGATGCCACACTCAGAATTGGAAACAAAATGAACCCACATCTTAACTTAGTGGAATCAGACTTAAAGTATCGCGGATCCGGGGAGTCTTAGACTCGGTCCCGGGATCAGACacgcagagggggagagagaggcggGGAGCGGCTTGAGATGCCCCCACCCAGGAGAGCCAGCGCCCAGGCCATCCAGCCCTGACTCTCTGTCCCCGGGGAAGTCCCTCCTCCCGGGAGTGCAGTGTGGTCAAGCTGAGGCCCCTGGCCCTGACTTAGCCTCGGGTCCTCGTGACCATCGCTGCCCGGTGGGGACAGGCTCTGGGGAGGGGGACAGTAGTCCTGGGCTGCGAGCTGCTCTGTGTAAATCTCAGAGCTCTGTGATGCCCTGAGGGGGCCCCAGCGTACCCCACATCAGCCACCTTCCCACCAGTTCTCTAGACGCACAGGCACCTCCTCGAGGCAGGAGGGGCCCCAGGGTCCCAGCAGCCGAGGACTGTCCCCTCCTGAACTCCCGAGGCTGAGTGCAGGACAGGAACCccggcagggcctggggctccgAGGCGCCCAGCCTcggggtgggtggggtggcagAGGGCTCTGTCCAGACTGTGACCTCAGACCTCCCTGCACCCACCGTCCCCCAGCCCGGGCTCTCCGCTGTCACGTCTGCTCCAGCTCTAGCAACTGTGAGAAACCCCAGAACTGTGCGGCCAACGCGCGCTACTGCAGGACCAGGACCAAGGGTGAGCGACGGGACCCGGGCGGGAAGGGGGCCTGCGGGACCCCCCAGGGCTCTGTCCAGGCGCCGCAGGGGACGGGGCTGGATGATTGGCGGGAGGACGTCGGGGATGGGTGGCTCATGGCGGTGATGGGGGCCGGAAACCGGGACTTGGGGTGCGGGGTGCTGACGGGGCCCGTCCGTCCCCAGTGGAGCCGCTGCTGGGGAACCTGGTGGAGAAGGACTGCGTGGAGGCGTGCACGCCCACCCACAGCCTGCAGGGCCAGGTGAGCAGCGGCGCGGCGGCCACGCAGTGCTGCCAGGACGACTTGTGCAACAGGAGTCTGCAAAGCAGCGCCCCCGCGCACACCCTGCTCCCCAGCACCGCCCTCGGCCTGGCGCTGGCCCTCAGCCTGCTCACCCTCTTCGTGGCCCCCAGCCTGTGACCCCCGGGCGAGGCCCCCATCCCTTTCCGGGGACCTCCGCGTGCCCCGCCCGGGAGAGGCCCCGCCAGGCGGTGAGGGGAGGTTCCGATGGATGTCCGGGTGGGGGCCCGCAGGGGAGCTGGTGACCCCGAGCCCCTCCCCCGAGACAAGAGGAAGCACTTCCCTGAGCAGCaggagggggcacagggggcaCTCGGCCTCTGCCATCCGCCTTCACTCTGCttggtttccatttatttttctacttgaaCCTCCGCATAGGAATAAATGACTCAAAACCAGCGTGGCTGTGCCTGTGCTTCTccggggtgcggggaggggggacacGCGGCCACGTAGGCCCCCAGGTCCTGGAGCTTGTCACCCGGGGCCAGTCTTGGCATCGTGCGTGACCCCTGAAATGCCACCGTCCCTCTTCACCTTCAGAGGAGACACAACAGTCCCCGCAGCCGCGGAGCAGCGGGAGGCTCCTGGGAggcctgctgggagcccagggcagaAGGCTCGGGTGCTCCTTCTGCGCCCAGCCCGGAGGGTCAGGGACGCACGCGCCACCTCCGCCTGGGGACGTCGGCCCCAgggctgctgagccacctggacggGAGGGAAACATTCCTTGGCCCAACTGCCTGGATTCTGGGTCCCTGCCCGGGTTCTGGGCCACCTGCCTGGGTTCTGGGTCCCTGCCCGGGTTCTGGGCCCGCTGCCTAGGTTCTGGGTCCCCTGCCTGGGTTCTGGGTCCCTGCCTGGGTTCTGGGTCCCTGCCCGGGTTCTGGGCCCACTGCCTAGGTTCTGGGTCCCTGCCTGGGTTCTGGGTCCCTGCCCGGGTTCTGGGCCCGCTGCCTGGGTTCTGGGCCCCCTGCCTGGGTTCTGGGCCCTTGCCCAGGTTCTGGGTCCCTGCCCGGGTTCTGGGCCCGCTGCCTAGGTTCTGGGCCCCCTGCCTGGGTTTGGTCCTCTGCCTGGGTTCTGGGTCCCTGCCCGGGTTCTGGGTCCGCTGCCTGGGTCCTGGCCCGCTGCCTGGGTTCTGGGCCCCTGCCCGGGTTCTGGGTCCGCTGCCTGGGTTCTGGGTCCCTGCCTGGGTTCTGGGCCTGCTGCCTGGATTCTGGGCAATTGGAATAATTGTGTCTGTGAGTGTCCAGCACCCAATTGATGCCAGACAAGGAGCCTTCCCTGCTCCTTGGAGGACCAGAGGCTCCTGGGGGCTCGCTCCTCCTCTGGGGCAGTCACGGCACTCTCAGGCCTCATGGCGGGTCAGACAGAGAGACCCAACTCAAGGGCCGACAAGGAGGCAACCCGGCTGGTGCTTGGCTGAGGGGTGGCGGAGATGGGAGGCCCagccaggagcaggaggagcCGGACCCCATATGGTCTGAGGACTCTGGTGAAAGGGAGGAGCTACCTCCAGAGCTACCTGGCACCAGGGCCCGGCCTGCGTGCCCTCCCGGCAGCCCTGCGCACGGGCGCCCCCGTCTGACACACCTGTGACCCGGgtggccccccccgcccccctcaatCTTTCCCCACAGCTTTTCACCATCTAACATACTCTGGTCTTAGTTTCATCAAGGGACACTCGAGGTACAATAAACTGTACGCACCTAAAGGGCACGAGGTGCTGGGCCGTCACGCGCCACAGGCCGTCCAAACCATCGCTGCACTCGAGGGACCGAGCGGGAGAACGGCTCCCCTCCACAGCTGCCCGCACCCCTGTACGggccctccagcctcccctgcGCACCCGCCCCAGGCGGCCACGGATCTGCTGTGTtcccggggcggtgggggggtgtCTTTGTGACCCCTCACACCCGGAAATCCCCAGCGCCGCGGGTCAGCCCAGAGCTTCCAGAATTCGACCAGATGGAATCGGACAGCAGGCCTTCTGCGGCGGCCATCCTCTCTCACTCGGCAGGGTCCTGGGGTGCAGCCCCGCTCCAGCGCGTCTGGGTCTCTCGCCCCTACTGGGCCGGGGCCTGGTGGGCCAGCCACCGAGGGGTCCATCCTCGCCTGTGCCCAGGCAGCCGGGAGGTTCTGGGCCTGAGCTCTCAGGGTGACGTTGCTATGACCATTCACATCCAGATGTTTCCTCTCC includes:
- the LY6D gene encoding lymphocyte antigen 6D; protein product: MKTALLLLVALAVAAGPARALRCHVCSSSSNCEKPQNCAANARYCRTRTKVEPLLGNLVEKDCVEACTPTHSLQGQVSSGAAATQCCQDDLCNRSLQSSAPAHTLLPSTALGLALALSLLTLFVAPSL
- the LOC121498551 gene encoding ly6/PLAUR domain-containing protein 2-like, producing MRPLLLSLLLATLCADLARALHCHVCCGHKDCESLVECAPTDNYCVITQATNPGGILVMKSCAPVCPNSTMSSDGRTLSVSCCQGSQCNRAAGGLAASPGALWLGAWACLLGPLLRAAW